The region tactagccgaccagaatccggacgtaccaatcacagcgcttgtaacaaacgacattAGGCTTCTTTTGGTTTTCCCCTTTAATGGAcaaatcagcgaacgttttactgaacaagggccagtaatgaaatcgcgcgcgtgaggccagggggcgctggtggaagcgagttcggggagCGATAGGGAACCCCTGACAAGCGAGGATGTGCTAGTCACCTCTCGTCTAAGCTCATTTGTCGATTATATACAGCACGCATTTTTGATTATgcttgatttaattgatattcaatctTTGATTAGATTGATTAGCGTTgaagttattttcaattctatttttgttttcgtttGTTATTTGTTCAGGAGGAGAACTAGtggatgttttgaaatatcgaGGAAGTCCGCTTACCTGTGATGATGTTATACACATATTTTATCAAACGTGTCGCGCCGTGCAACACATGCATAAACAAAATCCTGCAATTATTCATCGAGATCTTAAGGTAAACATCATCAACATCGAATTGATTCAATATAACTAGTTCTTCGTTTTCAACTGTCTTTTGGGGTATCTCAGAAATTTCAAGGGGGCCAGACCCCGAAGAAagtagaaaatatttcatcggatatttttcatttgagaaAACATGTTTGTTGTGATATCTAATTTCACGCTCTTCTCTCGTTATTAACAGATTGAGAATCTGTTATTGAGCAGCCGCGCTAGTGTGAAACTGTGTGATTTCGGCAGTGCTACAACCAAAACTCACGAACCTGATCACAGTTGGTCTTCCATCAGACGTAGCATGGTTGAGGATGAAGTAAGTGACTAAATAAAAACTTTGACATTCAACTGATTTGTAATCGATAAATAGAATTCCTGTGATAGATTTTCGGTGTCAAACGTACCTTCCTAATTGTATGCGGAAGAGAAAAGTGAATTAtctaaatgaaatgtttgtttCTCCAGATTGCGCGTAATACAACTCCGATGTACAGAGCTCCCGAAATGTTAGATCTATATCAGAATTTTCCTATAAATCAAGCCGTTGATATCTGGGTAATTATAAATCTGATCAATCATATCTATGACTGGTATCCCTACAAATATCCACTAGAATTTCAGGGCTTCacgtatcatgatgtttgttTTAAGGCGCTGGGTTGTGTATTATATATGCTGTGTTACAACGAACATCCGTTTGAAGACAGCGCGAAACTTCGAATAATCAATGCAAATTATACGATTCCCGAAACCGACAAAGACTATACAGTCGTTCATGAACTTTTACGTAAGTCTTCAGTACGTTGAATCAAATTCCGATTAGAAGTTCAAGATTTTGAAGGTAAATATCTTCTTGCAGGGAGCATGTTACAAGTTGATCCGAAACTGCGACCGAGTATCAACGAACTCGTATCACGGTTACAGGAGATCGCAGCCGCACGAGCGATATCGCTGAAAGCTCCGATCACTATTTCAGATCaacagaaaatcaatagaggtaaacagaaaatatgatttccaCTCGCGAATCATAATCACTTACTCAAATAAGTGCActagtttcaatattttgtttagttAACCCTTTCCATACTTGGAGATAACTCGAAAATATAGGAGTTTCACcctgcagtgcagtgtatcagtagttactaatatttacaATGTTTGGCAGGTGCTGTCGTCCTTCAATGGAGCTTTTATctgattaataataataaccgCGCGATGGGGTAGAGGCAATAGGGTGGTTGGGTTGTACACCGCATAGCAGAATACACGTAATGAATGAGTTGTTAGTCAATAGGCGTAGTTTTATAATCCTCTTATGTATTTCGTGTGTTTCTCTCAGATCCGGCGACACCCGAAAAACAGATCTATTCCAGCGATGAGAAAATGTCTCCTCAACACGTTCCCAATCCTTCGAATAATCCACAACAACAGCAGCTTCCTTCAACGGCCGGCACAATGTTCAGCTATTTGAAAGGAGGTGCTGGAAGtctgatgaaaaatatcaaagacGCTTCTTCCAAAGTGATGGAAACAGTCTCCGCGTAAGTACTGAATAATGCATCGAAATCGACTAAGTTTACTTGATCGAAATAATTCATCgaatttttctgaatttgtTTTAGTTCTATGAACAAAGGAGACTTAGATATAAGCTACATAACTTCTCGATTACTTGGTAAGTTtgtatttcttcagtaaacgTGAAGACTGGTGGTAGACTTACATAAAAACTACAAGCTTTCTAATAGTGCATAGCAGCTTCATTAGGTAGCGAGTTAGCCTATAAATTTACTACCAGTCATCACAGTGACTTGTCACCAGGTGAACatgcagggtggccactgacctggaaaacctggaaagCTCAagagaatcagaaaaatatagaaaagatTCATGGAAatctcagggaatttgacaaattgtgCAAAAAACTAATTTGGATTTATGTTATTGAccacgtgtttctttatcaatacatgattcattaaaaaattaattaattgtaacattttaaaccaagAAATCCCTCAGGATATGACTCGGGGAATTTCCTGTTATAACTTGGAAAACTCATGGAATTTATTAGATTGGTGGAAAGTGGTGCCACCCTGACACAGCTCCTCTACAAcaactttatatttcttgtAATTTTGTTCCCCCTAAATTATATACTTGTAAAATTAATCAGTGTTTCTGTATGTTTTAGTCATGTCATTCCCAGCAGAAGGTATAGAAACAGCATTCCGTAATCATATCGATGATGTGCGATCATTCCTCGACAGCCGACACCCGAATGCCTATGCAGTTTACAATCTGACTACTAGGAGTTATAGACCggtgaaatttcaaaatcgagtaagaatttCATTAAATGTGCAGAAAGCGTTTTGCAATCCCTGAACCCTTAcggtgctgactaattaataccttACAGTGCTGGAGatactgaaaatttagaaaaaaattccaatccagcgtgttgaataatgggttTTAGTGCTGCTtttagtgtgtctacaccatCTAGACTATcgtccatcactgatttatacactgcattATGGTGTAATTGCACTGAAaagattaaaatcaatttcttccATAATGATCGGtatttaaaaatgttttttgcaGGTATCGGAATGCGGTTGGCCCGGTAAAAAAGCGCCGACGTTGCAAAACCTGTTCGCTATTTGTAAGAATATGCATCTTTGGCTGCGacaaaatccaaaaaatatCTGCGTAATTCATTGCCTTGTAAGTACATAGAAAACCTAGGGTACGTTTGTTTAGAACTAACTAATTACATGGTAGGTTTATTGAAAgattgtatttgttttggcTGGTTTGTGAACTGATTTGCTAAAACTGACACTTTTGTTTTGTTGAAATCCTAAGCATTTGAGTAAACCAACCAAACCATCCTAATTCAACCCTCATTTATATCAAGTCTTTATATCTATTCTGTTACGtgtgatttcaaaatcaatcgagtttaattgaaaaatcttgCGTTGTCTATTTCAGGATGGGAAGGCCTCATCAGCCACGGTAGTTGCAGCATTGTGCGCATTCTGTCATCTATTCGATAACGCATCTCCTACAATGCATTTATTCACAGCCAGACGCTGCAATCCGTACATAACTCCTTCACAAAAGAGGTATAAGAATTGATCACAATGCCTGCCGCTTGAGAAAAGGAATTCCTAATTATCTCGACCGTTTTTGTCACTAAACACCTCGATATCGATACGTTTCAGATATATCAATTACGTTTGTGATATGATGCAAGATGATGTACCTACTGTGCCTCATCATAAACCGGTGATGATGGTGGCCCTGACGGTGCATCCTGTTCCGCTGTTTAATAGAATGAAGTAAGTATTCACATATCtctaatgttaaatttagattttcaatgtcctttttcatttgatgtaattttcagtattagtgataattcattaagtatatatatatatatatatatatatatatatatatatatatatatatatatatatatatatatatatatattgtcgatttaatttgattatttgtcgTAATCCTTTTTGCTGATACAGTTTCTACATCAATGTTTAATCATagttatatttttgaagtacATTCACGTGTAGATTCAACTCTACTTTAAGCAAGTAATGTACATTTTTCGTGTATTTTTAAACCCCGAAAATCCTAAAGTTCTAACTTTATAACATTGACAGGGATGTCAGTAACTTACTGAGGCTGACTGATAGTAGTAGTACTGTTATATACATAGAGACAGCTATAGCACATGTGATAATGGGCTTCTCGGGCCTTCATTAGTGCAGAACAATCACTGCCTGGCATTAATGGCATCCCTGCGTTGACATTAGATTTATGCACTTCTCTCCTATCTGACAGCAGAAGGGTGAATTACAGGTTTTAATTGCCTCTTCAAATTTTTAGTTTTACGATATtctcatatatatttttcgtTCATTTTGTTGATTTGATCTACCGGTATCTGTATCTGTCCTTAGCTTTATTTGCGTTTCTGAATCTGGTCACTCActatatttctattaaattCAGTTTCATGCCTTTGCCAGCGTAAgtacatatatacatcatGCGCATGCTTAACCCCCCGCGTTCCCCCAATATCTAGTAATAACTTAAACTTATCTTGATTATTTGTGTTCATTTTGAAGTGATTTGAAGACTATTTGGTGATTAGAAAATCACTGGTGGAAGGTTTTTGACATGTAAAAAATCCCTCTTCATAATGCTACAGCATTGTAACTTTTGATATAGATTCTATTTTCCCATTTACATTTCCTCTTCATACCTCCTTTCATACATTTCCCTTCATTAAATCATTACCATGTACTGATAGCATggtaatattataatcaaatattgtGCCTTGTACTCATTGAAGTTTTCGATTGGTTCAAACAAGTTTTATAGTGAGAATTTCAAAGAATGACTCTGCCTCATGGTGAATCATGTTGATGTATAATTGTTTTGTCTTTTTAAAGGAATGGTTGTCGGCCGTTCGTTGAGATATATCTCGGAGAAGATCGAATACTGACAACGTCTcaagaatatgaaaaaatgaggTAGCgatcaatttgaaattgatgttTATTGGTCTCTCTCTAATcaatgttattattttatattctaAAGGGGTTTCAACATTgaagatagaaaagcattaaTACCTCTGAATATATCAGCCACAGGGGATGTGACTATTGTGGCTTATCACGCTAGATCAACTTTCGGTGGCAAAGTTCAAGGGAAGGTAAGAATTCTATACATACACAGAGATGATGTTATCCTAAGGCTCAGTGATCTTTCCACTTATTCATTGCTCAGTTCTTTAATCAATTATGTTCGAAGGTAATATGTATTGATTTTGCGCGTATGAATTTCAGATCACATCGGTGAAAATGTTCCAGTTACAATTTCACACCGGTTTCATTCATGAACAGCAGACATTGCTGAAATTCAGATGGTGAGTTTTCATCCAATCAACAAAAAAGGAAgcttttctgaaaatgatatgaaatcccacaattagaatgaaaaatatgactgGTAGAGACTGGTATTAATCCCAGTATTTCTGAGTTAATGACAACAAAATtcacagttgatgatttaacagtttattctgacagtttcaacaTTTTGACTAAAAGTTAAGTCAAAACTTTGAAACTGAAAGCTGTAATAAACTAATTGCTCAAGGAAATATTTTAAACTCGATTTTTTCATTCTAATATTGGGACTTGATCTTACAACATGGAGGACAAAGTGTTCCATCGATGGTTATCATTTCCAAGGTTGTGTTTTACAAGATTGATCATTTTGATatcctgattttttttttttccagtAAAGATTTAGATCAGCTGGACACGGAGGATAAATACCCGGATGGATTCTGCGTTACATTAGACGTCGTCGTGTCGCCGAAAGAACGTCCAAAAATGGATCAAGTTTTCCCGTGGGATAATTTTGCGTCGAAAGCAATCAGTCCAAAGATTTTATTCGCGAGTCGAGAAGAACAACAACAAGTAACGAGAGACTACGGTAAATACGTTTGTTCATCTCTTTTGAAATGCTCTTTCTGACAATCTCCTTGCAGTCGACCTACGCAGCCATTTGCGACCAGTTACAAATGATCTAGCCACAAGTCGACAtgtgacaggtgctgccatctttcaatagagataaaaaactaattacttatTACAACAGTACACCGAGacgtactagcaaaatccgtCACCAATCTATACACTGCACCGTGGTGTAGATGTACTGATATGTTTATGGCCATTGAAACTGTAGCGGATTTCTTTAAATGACACGTTCTATtgccacattagcttatcggaaaacattctacattttttctaaGGCATCAAATAATAGAATGTAAAATCTCTGTctaatttgtatattttcaggtgATCGTAATTCTTCGAGAAAACGAACAAGTCGATCTTCGAGCATCGCATCGAATGAAGCAATGTTCGAACCGAAACAACAAAACACGCCGACCGATTCACCGGCACATCGACCTTCACCTCAACGAGAGCGTAAAAACGACGAATCAGCCGTCAAAAATCAACAATCGAACGCGCGAAAAGTGGACGGCAACGGCAGCACGGATTTCTTCAAAACGTTGAACTGGGATGCGGAAGACACAGCGGCGTCGAAACCCGTCGCGTCTCCAGCGAGGACGCGCAAAAATACGAATGATAGTTTAGAAAGCGAATTCGCGTCTTTAACGACGGAACGCGTGAAGAGCGGCGTCTCGTCGTCGACGGCAACAGCGCAAGACTTACAAGAAGAATCGAGGCACACGAACGGCGAATCTGCGAATTTATTCGACGCCAACTTTGACGATAATCTCAACGAAAAACAACCGGAGGTCGAAGTCGATCTTCTTAATATGAACTCCGTGAGCGGATCGGCCGGTGTTGATTTGTTAACTACGCCGAAAGAGCCGTCAAATATCGACTTATTGATGGGAACCGGGAATTCTGCATCAAACGCCACCAGTTTATTAGGCGAGGATTTCAGCGGGTTTTCCGAACCGGCGCCGAGCGGAGTGTTTGATCCATTCGGTATTTCTAGTCGAAACGACGTGAACGACGGAGATTCATTCGCGATGTTCAACACCGATATGAACGCTAAACAGAAACAGTcgcaaaaacaaaatgataatttcGATCCATTCCATAGCAATtctcagcagcagcagccgctgcagcagcagcagcagcataaTAACGCAAACTCGGCTAAACTAGGTGGTGGAACCGGGTTCGATAGTTTCGACCCGTTTAACACACTCACCGGCGCAAATTCAAACACTGACAATAACAACCTGTTCCAAGGCAATCCGCcgagaaaaaataaaagtaCGAATGACCTGTTCGGAGAAATGATGCAGTCTTCGCAGCCGAGTGGAGGAGATTTGCTCGGGAATTGGGGCAGTTCCGCTTTCGGGATTCCGCAGAATTCGAGTCCCAGCCACGGAAATTCGGTGCCACGACCTAGAAGTACAACGCCTAAATCAACCCCCGGTGACCCATTCGCTGATTTAGGTAAGTTatattttcatcgaatatGAGTAAATGAACAGACAGAACTAAAGTCAGTCTTGGAACTGATTTGCATtgttcatttgcattaatgtCGTGTCTGTTATCATCATTCAGGTAATCTTAGTGGATTGTCGAATAATGGATTGTCGAAACCAGTTCCGCAAAAATCAGCAGCTGGCACCAATTCACCCTCGTGGCAATCACCTCTTCACACTTCTAAACCTCAAACACAACAACAGGGTCAGTTATAATGTTATTGCCGTTTCATGCTTCAGTTCAGATTCTGTTGTAGTCCTAATTCAACGAGTGAAGTTACTCTCATTCATGGTGTCTTAAAACTGACCCGATTTATTTTACTATTTAGGTTCCTGGCAGCAACCGAAACCGAATAATCATCAACAgcctgcagctgctgctgctgctgctgcccaACCAGCCGGTCCACAACAGCCTAACTATAATAGATCAAACTTTGCCAGTGTGATTGGACAGAGAGAGGAAAGAGGTGCCAATAAGCCATTTGGTAAGACATCAGTGCTTCATATCAGAACCAtgttttctaatattgaaaatgaattttcttgtcGCCTTGTATTTGCTTGTAAGGTGTCCTTGAAATATCCTAAGCATCATTTTTTGGACGAAATATCGAATTTTTCAGGCCCAAAACCAAAAGTTACAGGAGATACATTTGGTGATTTGCTCGGAGGGCATTCGTTCACGGCGGGCAAATCCAGGGAACCGAaaacaatgaaagaaatgCGTAAAGAACAAACCGCAAAATGCACCGATCCAGAAAAACTGAAGGTATTCATAATAAATACTGAGATAATGATCTTTCCACGTaatgaaatagtatttataGCGTTAA is a window of Tubulanus polymorphus chromosome 2, tnTubPoly1.2, whole genome shotgun sequence DNA encoding:
- the LOC141898514 gene encoding cyclin-G-associated kinase-like isoform X2, whose protein sequence is MSEFFKSAIGYLSSGSVGVDNNDFVGQYVELGNQKLRIKRVIAEGGFAFVFVAQDLASSKEYALKRLLANDEEKNKSIIQEICTLKKLSGHPNIVTFIAAASISKEESDHGQSEYLILTELCSGGELVDVLKYRGSPLTCDDVIHIFYQTCRAVQHMHKQNPAIIHRDLKIENLLLSSRASVKLCDFGSATTKTHEPDHSWSSIRRSMVEDEIARNTTPMYRAPEMLDLYQNFPINQAVDIWALGCVLYMLCYNEHPFEDSAKLRIINANYTIPETDKDYTVVHELLRSMLQVDPKLRPSINELVSRLQEIAAARAISLKAPITISDQQKINRDPATPEKQIYSSDEKMSPQHVPNPSNNPQQQQLPSTAGTMFSYLKGGAGSLMKNIKDASSKVMETVSASMNKGDLDISYITSRLLVMSFPAEGIETAFRNHIDDVRSFLDSRHPNAYAVYNLTTRSYRPVKFQNRVSECGWPGKKAPTLQNLFAICKNMHLWLRQNPKNICVIHCLDGKASSATVVAALCAFCHLFDNASPTMHLFTARRCNPYITPSQKRYINYVCDMMQDDVPTVPHHKPVMMVALTVHPVPLFNRMKNGCRPFVEIYLGEDRILTTSQEYEKMRGFNIEDRKALIPLNISATGDVTIVAYHARSTFGGKVQGKITSVKMFQLQFHTGFIHEQQTLLKFRCKDLDQLDTEDKYPDGFCVTLDVVVSPKERPKMDQVFPWDNFASKAISPKILFASREEQQQVTRDYGDRNSSRKRTSRSSSIASNEAMFEPKQQNTPTDSPAHRPSPQRERKNDESAVKNQQSNARKVDGNGSTDFFKTLNWDAEDTAASKPVASPARTRKNTNDSLESEFASLTTERVKSGVSSSTATAQDLQEESRHTNGESANLFDANFDDNLNEKQPEVEVDLLNMNSVSGSAGVDLLTTPKEPSNIDLLMGTGNSASNATSLLGEDFSGFSEPAPSGVFDPFGISSRNDVNDGDSFAMFNTDMNAKQKQSQKQNDNFDPFHSNSQQQQPLQQQQQHNNANSAKLGGGTGFDSFDPFNTLTGANSNTDNNNLFQGNPPRKNKSTNDLFGEMMQSSQPSGGDLLGNWGSSAFGIPQNSSPSHGNSVPRPRSTTPKSTPGDPFADLGNLSGLSNNGLSKPVPQKSAAGTNSPSWQSPLHTSKPQTQQQGSWQQPKPNNHQQPAAAAAAAAQPAGPQQPNYNRSNFASVIGQREERGANKPFGPKPKVTGDTFGDLLGGHSFTAGKSREPKTMKEMRKEQTAKCTDPEKLKVQEWIEGKERNLRALLCSLHTVLWDEESRWKEVGMHQLVTADQVKKFYRKAVLSVHPDKLAGTPQESIAKLIFMELSDAWAEFEETGMQSLY
- the LOC141898514 gene encoding cyclin-G-associated kinase-like isoform X1, which produces MSEFFKSAIGYLSSGSVGVDNNDFVGQYVELGNQKLRIKRVIAEGGFAFVFVAQDLASSKEYALKRLLANDEEKNKSIIQEICTLKKLSGHPNIVTFIAAASISKEESDHGQSEYLILTELCSGGELVDVLKYRGSPLTCDDVIHIFYQTCRAVQHMHKQNPAIIHRDLKIENLLLSSRASVKLCDFGSATTKTHEPDHSWSSIRRSMVEDEIARNTTPMYRAPEMLDLYQNFPINQAVDIWALGCVLYMLCYNEHPFEDSAKLRIINANYTIPETDKDYTVVHELLRSMLQVDPKLRPSINELVSRLQEIAAARAISLKAPITISDQQKINRDPATPEKQIYSSDEKMSPQHVPNPSNNPQQQQLPSTAGTMFSYLKGGAGSLMKNIKDASSKVMETVSASMNKGDLDISYITSRLLVMSFPAEGIETAFRNHIDDVRSFLDSRHPNAYAVYNLTTRSYRPVKFQNRVSECGWPGKKAPTLQNLFAICKNMHLWLRQNPKNICVIHCLDGKASSATVVAALCAFCHLFDNASPTMHLFTARRCNPYITPSQKRYINYVCDMMQDDVPTVPHHKPVMMVALTVHPVPLFNRMNFMPLPANGCRPFVEIYLGEDRILTTSQEYEKMRGFNIEDRKALIPLNISATGDVTIVAYHARSTFGGKVQGKITSVKMFQLQFHTGFIHEQQTLLKFRCKDLDQLDTEDKYPDGFCVTLDVVVSPKERPKMDQVFPWDNFASKAISPKILFASREEQQQVTRDYGDRNSSRKRTSRSSSIASNEAMFEPKQQNTPTDSPAHRPSPQRERKNDESAVKNQQSNARKVDGNGSTDFFKTLNWDAEDTAASKPVASPARTRKNTNDSLESEFASLTTERVKSGVSSSTATAQDLQEESRHTNGESANLFDANFDDNLNEKQPEVEVDLLNMNSVSGSAGVDLLTTPKEPSNIDLLMGTGNSASNATSLLGEDFSGFSEPAPSGVFDPFGISSRNDVNDGDSFAMFNTDMNAKQKQSQKQNDNFDPFHSNSQQQQPLQQQQQHNNANSAKLGGGTGFDSFDPFNTLTGANSNTDNNNLFQGNPPRKNKSTNDLFGEMMQSSQPSGGDLLGNWGSSAFGIPQNSSPSHGNSVPRPRSTTPKSTPGDPFADLGNLSGLSNNGLSKPVPQKSAAGTNSPSWQSPLHTSKPQTQQQGSWQQPKPNNHQQPAAAAAAAAQPAGPQQPNYNRSNFASVIGQREERGANKPFGPKPKVTGDTFGDLLGGHSFTAGKSREPKTMKEMRKEQTAKCTDPEKLKVQEWIEGKERNLRALLCSLHTVLWDEESRWKEVGMHQLVTADQVKKFYRKAVLSVHPDKLAGTPQESIAKLIFMELSDAWAEFEETGMQSLY